One Deinococcus cellulosilyticus NBRC 106333 = KACC 11606 DNA segment encodes these proteins:
- a CDS encoding alpha/beta fold hydrolase: MAVTHPRNRWLKIGLVALGATLLLTAGLAVFTRDLPIPAPTGPHAVGFTESVVLEKSQTSSPARPISMDIWYPARSTKGHTAEPYSDRLLNAEIAKSLKLPPVLGTVTPSYSFRDAPALEGQHPVVVFNHGFGSFTRQNFSNFQELASHGYLVISIGHPGDSLVARDAEGQPILLDTQSPTHLAVTAQQKDLQQFLKHNATLLEQQRMAKDFEAYLQASRDMNQIAPFQQLSTQINRWVQDTTVVLEALQDSSGVLTHADANQVVLMGHSLGGVVAQHFAQHPLAGIKGIINLDAPFVQRNPIWTHLKVPTLNLLSTQYTLQKQNVAVAGSMDPLFQHSSAGSYVLEIPGTAHYNFSDMNYVQALRLTPMLGRIDGLKMEKLLNTAVLTFLQRLKEPATLGQPLLKEASVREVFFSARRSDD, encoded by the coding sequence ATGGCTGTTACCCATCCCAGAAACCGCTGGCTGAAAATTGGACTTGTTGCCCTGGGTGCCACATTGCTGCTCACTGCTGGACTGGCGGTCTTCACCCGTGACCTGCCCATTCCAGCACCCACAGGACCCCATGCGGTCGGCTTCACTGAAAGTGTGGTGCTGGAAAAGTCCCAGACCTCTTCACCTGCCCGGCCCATTTCAATGGACATCTGGTACCCTGCCCGCAGCACAAAAGGACACACCGCAGAGCCTTACAGTGATCGCCTGCTCAATGCAGAAATTGCCAAGTCCCTGAAACTCCCTCCTGTACTGGGGACCGTCACCCCGTCTTACAGCTTTAGAGATGCCCCTGCCCTGGAAGGACAGCACCCGGTGGTGGTCTTCAACCATGGATTCGGCTCCTTCACCCGCCAGAACTTCTCCAATTTTCAGGAGCTGGCCAGCCACGGGTATCTGGTGATCTCGATTGGGCACCCCGGGGATTCCCTGGTGGCCCGGGATGCTGAAGGACAGCCCATTCTGCTGGACACCCAGAGCCCCACCCATCTTGCGGTGACTGCACAGCAGAAAGACCTGCAGCAATTCCTGAAACACAACGCCACCCTGCTGGAACAGCAACGCATGGCAAAGGATTTTGAGGCCTATTTGCAGGCCAGCCGGGACATGAACCAGATTGCCCCTTTCCAGCAGCTTTCAACCCAGATCAACCGCTGGGTTCAGGACACCACCGTGGTGCTGGAGGCCCTGCAAGATTCTTCTGGTGTGCTCACCCACGCAGATGCGAACCAGGTGGTGCTGATGGGGCACTCCCTCGGAGGCGTGGTTGCACAGCATTTTGCCCAGCATCCTCTGGCAGGCATCAAAGGGATCATCAATCTGGACGCTCCTTTTGTTCAGCGCAACCCCATCTGGACCCACCTGAAGGTGCCCACCCTGAACCTGCTCTCCACCCAGTACACCCTCCAGAAACAGAACGTGGCTGTGGCGGGCTCAATGGACCCCCTCTTCCAGCACAGTTCTGCAGGCAGTTATGTGCTGGAGATTCCAGGCACAGCCCACTACAATTTTTCGGACATGAATTATGTGCAGGCATTACGACTCACCCCCATGCTGGGCCGCATCGATGGTTTGAAGATGGAGAAGCTCCTCAACACAGCTGTGCTAACCTTTCTGCAACGGCTGAAAGAACCTGCCACCCTGGGACAGCCCCTGCTGAAAGAGGCTTCCGTGCGGGAGGTGTTCTTCAGCGCAAGGAGAAGCGATGATTGA
- a CDS encoding PadR family transcriptional regulator has protein sequence MIEHIVLGFLMHRSMTLYDIKKGMEKSTEHFSSASFGSLHPTVQRLEKQGLIEGQEETVGGRNRKLYTLTEAGRQQFLNWLEQDIELEKVKDNSLLKLFFLGHLPRDQVKHLIERYCEHLEKQVQLLGELHAQAQQIQVPEDLERIKEHQVATLEFGMAYYQFARNWYAEKFLKSPSVQPSEIP, from the coding sequence ATGATTGAACACATTGTGCTGGGTTTCCTGATGCACCGCAGCATGACCCTTTATGACATCAAGAAGGGCATGGAAAAATCCACTGAGCATTTCAGCAGTGCCAGTTTTGGGAGCCTGCATCCCACCGTGCAGCGCCTCGAAAAGCAGGGCCTGATCGAGGGCCAGGAGGAGACCGTTGGAGGGCGCAACCGCAAGCTCTACACCCTCACAGAGGCAGGCAGACAGCAATTTCTGAACTGGCTTGAACAGGACATTGAACTTGAAAAGGTCAAAGACAACAGCCTGCTCAAACTGTTCTTTCTGGGTCACCTGCCCCGGGATCAGGTCAAACACCTGATTGAAAGGTACTGTGAGCACCTGGAGAAACAGGTGCAGTTGCTTGGGGAACTCCATGCCCAGGCACAGCAGATTCAGGTGCCAGAAGACCTTGAGCGCATCAAGGAACATCAGGTGGCGACCCTGGAATTCGGCATGGCCTATTACCAGTTCGCCAGGAACTGGTATGCAGAGAAATTCCTGAAATCCCCCTCAGTTCAGCCCAGTGAAATCCCTTAG
- a CDS encoding DUF4350 domain-containing protein, translating into MHRKHFLMGLALLVTACTTSPLSSETPTPQASKVILFDLSKAEDAGNADWRIDGAYSNWADSLRSLGYTVRTITSVNSSTLAGASVLVIPEPQNPFALAERDAILSAMNGGMGLFMIADHRISDRNNNGWDSPEVFNGWDGSTPTGVTSTYKWSLDSQYQFKLKFSFASSYSDPVYTATPLNTTHPIIQGSTTTSSDNVTSAGVYVGTSVDVTSGQSLMGANGKTYLAVTTYGSGRVVAWGDSSTFADNTLSTGGTSQYNNWVNLSNANLARNAVKWLAKDL; encoded by the coding sequence ATGCATAGAAAGCACTTCCTGATGGGACTGGCTTTGCTGGTCACCGCTTGCACCACCTCTCCCCTGTCCAGCGAAACCCCCACTCCACAGGCATCCAAAGTGATCCTTTTCGACCTGTCCAAGGCCGAGGATGCCGGAAACGCCGACTGGCGCATTGACGGAGCCTACAGCAACTGGGCCGACAGCCTGAGAAGCCTGGGGTATACCGTTCGCACCATCACTTCAGTGAACAGCAGCACCCTTGCTGGAGCCAGCGTGCTGGTCATTCCTGAGCCCCAGAACCCCTTCGCCCTTGCAGAAAGAGACGCCATTCTCAGTGCCATGAATGGGGGCATGGGCCTTTTCATGATTGCCGATCACCGCATCAGCGACCGCAACAACAACGGCTGGGATTCACCCGAAGTGTTCAACGGCTGGGATGGCAGCACGCCCACTGGAGTGACCAGCACCTACAAGTGGAGCCTGGACAGCCAGTACCAGTTCAAACTCAAATTCAGCTTTGCCAGCAGTTACAGTGATCCGGTCTACACCGCCACCCCACTGAACACCACCCACCCCATCATCCAGGGGAGCACCACCACCAGCAGTGACAATGTGACCAGTGCAGGGGTGTACGTGGGCACCAGTGTGGATGTGACCTCCGGTCAGAGCCTGATGGGTGCAAACGGCAAGACCTATCTGGCTGTCACCACTTACGGCAGCGGACGGGTGGTGGCCTGGGGGGACTCCAGCACCTTCGCAGACAACACCCTCAGCACAGGAGGCACGAGCCAGTACAACAACTGGGTGAACCTCTCCAACGCCAACCTCGCCCGCAATGCCGTGAAATGGCTGGCAAAGGACCTGTAA